A genome region from bacterium SCSIO 12844 includes the following:
- the fusA gene encoding elongation factor G: protein MARKTPIRKYRNIGIVAHVDAGKTTTTERVLFYTGVTHKIGEVHEGAAVMDWMEQEQERGITITSAATTVFWKGMDRQFDEHRINIIDTPGHVDFTIEVERSLRVLDGAVVVFCGSSGVEPQSETVWRQANKYGVPRIVFVNKMDRAGADFERVVEQIRERLKARVVPVQLNIGTEDEFKGVIDLIRMKAIYWNESDKGLTYDLKDIPDELVARAEELREYMVESAAEANEELMEKYLEDGELSVEEIKAGLRQQVLANEVVLAFCGSAFKNKGVQAVLDGVIEYLPAPDEVPAIKGELENGEVEERPSSDDAPFSALAFKIANDPFVGNLTFVRVYSGVLSSGDSVFNPVKDKKERIGRLVQMHAKSREEIKEVRAGDIAACIGLKQVTTGDTLCDTNKHITLERMEFPEPVISVAVEPKSKPDQEKMSLALGRLAAEDPSFRVQTDEESGQTIISGMGELHLDIIVDRMRREFNVEANVGNPQVAYRETIRSSIEEEGKFVRQSGGRGQYGHVWLKIEPRALGEGYEFINKIVGGVVPKEYIPAVDKGIQEQMQNGVIAGYPVIDVQVTLYDGSYHDVDSSEMAFKIAGSMGFKSGALKASPVLLEPVMKVEVVTPEDYMGDVIGDLNRRRGIIQGMDDGLAGKVVRAEVPLAEMFGYVTHLRSLSQGRASSSMEFEKYAEVPDNIAQEVIKKRNA, encoded by the coding sequence ATGGCACGTAAAACACCAATTCGTAAATATCGTAATATTGGTATTGTTGCGCATGTGGATGCGGGTAAAACTACGACAACTGAGCGTGTTCTTTTTTATACAGGTGTAACCCATAAAATCGGTGAAGTGCATGAAGGTGCAGCAGTAATGGATTGGATGGAGCAGGAGCAAGAGCGTGGTATCACGATTACTTCTGCTGCGACAACTGTATTTTGGAAAGGGATGGATCGTCAATTTGATGAGCATCGAATTAATATCATTGATACACCGGGACACGTTGACTTTACTATTGAGGTTGAACGTTCATTGCGTGTATTAGATGGTGCAGTTGTTGTTTTCTGTGGTTCATCAGGTGTTGAGCCTCAGAGTGAGACAGTATGGCGTCAAGCAAATAAATATGGCGTGCCGCGTATTGTCTTTGTTAATAAAATGGACCGTGCTGGAGCTGATTTTGAGCGCGTAGTTGAGCAGATTCGTGAACGTTTAAAGGCGCGTGTTGTGCCTGTGCAGCTTAATATTGGTACTGAAGATGAATTTAAAGGTGTGATTGACTTAATTCGCATGAAAGCTATTTATTGGAATGAATCAGATAAAGGGCTTACTTATGACTTAAAAGATATTCCTGATGAACTTGTTGCAAGAGCAGAAGAGCTGCGTGAATACATGGTTGAGTCTGCAGCTGAAGCAAATGAAGAATTAATGGAAAAATATCTTGAAGATGGCGAATTAAGCGTTGAAGAAATTAAAGCTGGATTGCGCCAACAAGTCCTAGCAAATGAAGTAGTACTTGCTTTTTGTGGTAGTGCATTTAAAAACAAAGGTGTTCAAGCAGTATTAGATGGTGTTATTGAGTACTTGCCAGCGCCAGATGAAGTGCCAGCAATTAAAGGTGAGCTTGAAAATGGTGAAGTTGAAGAGCGCCCATCGTCAGATGATGCGCCGTTTTCTGCATTAGCATTTAAAATTGCTAATGACCCATTTGTAGGTAATTTGACTTTCGTGCGTGTTTATTCAGGTGTCTTAAGTTCTGGTGACTCAGTATTTAATCCAGTTAAAGATAAAAAAGAGCGTATCGGACGTCTGGTCCAAATGCATGCAAAATCTCGTGAAGAGATCAAGGAAGTGCGAGCAGGTGATATTGCGGCATGTATCGGGCTTAAGCAAGTAACAACAGGTGATACACTATGTGATACTAATAAACATATCACATTAGAGCGTATGGAATTTCCAGAGCCAGTTATATCTGTTGCTGTTGAGCCTAAGAGTAAGCCGGATCAGGAAAAAATGTCTTTGGCATTAGGTCGTTTGGCTGCTGAAGATCCTTCATTTAGAGTGCAGACTGATGAAGAGTCAGGTCAAACCATTATCTCTGGTATGGGTGAGCTTCATTTGGATATTATTGTTGATCGTATGCGTCGTGAATTTAATGTTGAGGCGAATGTCGGTAATCCACAGGTTGCTTATCGTGAAACTATTCGCTCTTCCATTGAAGAAGAAGGTAAGTTCGTACGTCAGTCAGGTGGGCGTGGTCAGTATGGTCATGTTTGGCTTAAAATTGAGCCTCGTGCATTAGGCGAAGGTTATGAATTTATCAATAAAATTGTTGGTGGTGTTGTTCCAAAAGAATATATTCCAGCAGTTGATAAAGGTATTCAAGAGCAGATGCAAAATGGTGTTATTGCAGGTTACCCTGTTATTGATGTCCAAGTAACACTTTATGATGGTTCATATCATGATGTTGACTCATCTGAGATGGCATTTAAAATTGCAGGTTCGATGGGCTTTAAATCAGGTGCACTAAAAGCTTCACCTGTGTTGTTAGAGCCAGTAATGAAAGTTGAAGTGGTAACACCTGAAGATTATATGGGTGATGTGATCGGAGACTTAAATCGCCGTCGTGGTATTATTCAGGGTATGGATGATGGCCTAGCAGGTAAAGTTGTTCGTGCTGAGGTTCCATTGGCTGAGATGTTTGGCTATGTGACGCATTTGCGTTCCTTAAGTCAAGGTCGTGCTTCATCTTCGATGGAGTTTGAAAAATATGCTGAAGTGCCAGATAATATCGCGCAAGAAGTTATTAAAAAACGAAACGCATAA
- the rpsJ gene encoding 30S ribosomal protein S10, protein MAKLNNQKIRIRLKSFDHGLIDASTKEIVETAKRTGAHVRGPIPLPTRKERFTVLISPHVDKDARDQYEIRTHKRLLDIVDPTDKTVDALMKLDLAAGVDVQISVS, encoded by the coding sequence ATGGCGAAATTAAATAACCAAAAAATTAGAATCCGCCTGAAGTCATTTGATCATGGTTTGATTGATGCTTCAACGAAAGAAATTGTTGAGACGGCGAAAAGAACAGGCGCGCATGTTCGTGGGCCTATTCCTTTGCCAACTCGCAAAGAACGTTTTACTGTTTTGATTTCACCGCATGTCGATAAAGATGCGCGTGATCAGTATGAAATTAGAACACATAAGCGTTTATTAGACATTGTCGATCCAACTGATAAAACAGTGGATGCATTGATGAAATTAGATTTAGCAGCAGGTGTTGATGTTCAAATCAGCGTAAGCTAA
- the rplC gene encoding 50S ribosomal protein L3, whose product MALGLVGRKCGMTRVFDEDGATTPVSVIQVEPNIVTQIKTAETDGYAAIQVTTGTKKRSRLTKAISGHFANAKAEPGRGLWEFRLEENDDVSEMEIGHQMDASLFEVGQIVDVVGISKGKGFQGPVKRHNFRTQDATHGNSLSHRAHGSTGQNQTPGRTFKNKKMAGQMGNVRKTVQNLEVVRVDAEMGVILIKGGIPGHQNADVIIKPAVKAAK is encoded by the coding sequence ATGGCATTAGGTCTAGTAGGTCGCAAATGCGGCATGACGCGTGTTTTCGATGAGGACGGTGCGACAACACCAGTGAGTGTAATTCAAGTCGAACCTAACATTGTCACGCAAATAAAGACAGCTGAAACAGATGGATATGCTGCTATCCAGGTAACAACGGGTACCAAAAAGCGCTCACGTCTTACTAAGGCTATATCTGGTCACTTTGCAAATGCTAAAGCAGAGCCAGGTCGTGGTCTATGGGAGTTTCGCCTAGAAGAAAATGATGACGTTTCTGAAATGGAAATAGGCCATCAAATGGATGCAAGTCTTTTTGAGGTTGGTCAAATTGTTGATGTAGTTGGCATCAGTAAAGGTAAAGGTTTCCAGGGTCCTGTTAAGCGTCACAATTTTAGAACTCAGGATGCGACACATGGTAATTCATTATCTCATCGTGCTCATGGTTCTACTGGTCAAAACCAAACGCCGGGTCGTACATTTAAAAATAAAAAAATGGCAGGCCAAATGGGTAATGTTCGCAAGACAGTTCAAAACCTTGAAGTAGTTCGTGTGGATGCAGAAATGGGTGTTATTTTGATTAAAGGTGGTATCCCAGGTCATCAAAATGCTGATGTTATTATTAAGCCTGCTGTCAAAGCAGCTAAATAA
- the rplD gene encoding 50S ribosomal protein L4, with translation MELQIKALDTGSESPLAVSDVVFGKEFNEALVHQVVVAYMAGARAGTKAQKTRSEVRGGGKKPWKQKGTGRARAGTIRSPIWRSGGVTFAAKPRDYKQKVNRKMYRGAIQSILSELIRQERLTVVSSFDIEAPKTKLLHAKLKEANLNDVLIVAAEGQLSENLYLASRNLKNVAVCDTAMIDPASLIVFKQVVVTEAAIKEIEEQLS, from the coding sequence GTGGAATTGCAAATAAAAGCATTAGATACCGGTTCAGAATCTCCATTGGCAGTTTCTGATGTGGTATTTGGTAAAGAATTTAATGAAGCCTTAGTTCACCAGGTTGTTGTTGCTTATATGGCAGGAGCAAGAGCTGGTACTAAAGCTCAAAAAACTCGCTCTGAAGTCCGTGGTGGTGGTAAAAAACCATGGAAACAAAAAGGTACAGGACGTGCGCGTGCTGGAACAATTCGTAGCCCTATTTGGCGTTCTGGTGGTGTGACATTTGCTGCTAAACCAAGAGATTATAAGCAGAAAGTGAATCGTAAAATGTATCGTGGTGCGATTCAGTCAATTTTGTCTGAATTGATTCGCCAAGAACGTTTAACTGTAGTGAGTAGTTTTGATATTGAAGCACCTAAAACAAAACTGCTTCATGCAAAGTTAAAAGAAGCTAATTTAAATGATGTATTAATCGTTGCTGCTGAAGGTCAGTTAAGTGAAAATTTATATCTTGCTTCTCGTAACCTTAAAAATGTAGCAGTTTGTGATACAGCGATGATTGATCCTGCAAGCTTGATCGTTTTTAAACAAGTTGTAGTCACAGAGGCGGCAATTAAAGAGATAGAGGAGCAGTTGTCATGA